A genomic region of Diachasmimorpha longicaudata isolate KC_UGA_2023 chromosome 17, iyDiaLong2, whole genome shotgun sequence contains the following coding sequences:
- the LOC135170415 gene encoding teneurin-m isoform X4 — translation MHDGDGIGITGETSSVSSVHDESSDFTNFGDGTSSVSVSYAYDFSSRRSETTENLQNTDVVTLYDETTTQVPGISELYEDVTEESSQVSVPLTTDIDIETSTGVSDLEDEEMSQSSLVKENFEEFHDNSGKLNVEWADRIDQVTSENILKITDEIPDELSTSDIEVPPQQIDKSEEPQQDYPIPIFTRFDEEVEIVKLNEGKSTTMLKKNVYNAAKPKDKEKVGSNFMTNDVKEPSIYYKDLSQEDLGVIMKEGSDEDFLREFNRRFRDHEFIDNELFPPEPSPKVVPMVPHDYSHGTYGWEHANSILNSNNHEVLTNGGSNADVPSNHLSVDQNSHRLIINISIATEDRLSVTKPVYVLSVSVPNDGNPNNIIPGINIGPAQLQRTNEALEVHLPPPPQPPVQPPPVWGGGECECSCPCMDSSSDEWDNFPVDGNQTSLDEEIDDDGTDRRNFKVLNGTSETNTEEYSSSTEGYSSDSTTEDGQTISEGMSSTTDANFCTTPLPPEPTILILEGARTFPARSFPPDGTTFAQVSLGQRLGKEIPAYSYWNMQFYQSEAAYVRFDYNIPRGASIGVYARRNALPTHTQYDLLEVLSGFKARTTRASHPSIKKEVTHYMEPGHWFLSLYNDDGDPQEVSFIAVIAEDMTHNCPNGCSGKGECLLGHCQCNPGFGGEDCSESVCPVLCSQRGEYINGECQCNPGWKGKECSLRHDECEVPDCNGHGHCTNGKCNCVRGYKGKFCEEADCPHPTCSGHGFCAEGTCICKKGWKGADCSQMDKEALQCLPDCSGHGNFDLESQTCHCEPMWSGDDCSKELCDLDCGPHGHCVDNACDCLPGWSGELCNLKQCDPRCNEHGQCKNGTCLCVTGWNGRHCTMEGCPNSCSGHGQCRVNVDAQWECRCYDGWDGTDCSVLLEQNCNDGKDNDRDGLIDCADPECCANHACKGSQLCVSAPKPIDILLRKQPPAITASFFERMKFLIDEGSLQNYARQETFNESRSAVVRGRVVTSLGTGLMGVRVSTSTPLEGFTLTRDDGWFDLLVNGGGAVTLQFGRSPFKPQAHIVFVPWNEVVIIDRIVMSTVDEKSPIHVPHACAAHDYDQMKPVVLATWKHGFQGACPEKSAILAESQVVQESLQIPGTGLNLVYHSSRAAGYLSTIQLQLTPESIPSTLNLIHLRITIEGILFEKTFEADPVIKFTYAWNRLNVYRQRVYGVTTAMVKVGYEYSDCKDIIWDVQTTKLSGHDMSISEVGGWNLDIHHRYNFHEGILQKGDGSNIYLKHKPRVILTTMGDGHQRPLDCYDCDGQASKQRLLAPVAVAASPDGSIFVGDFNLIRKVLVDGTVRTVVRLNATRVSYRYHIALSPLDGVLYISDPESHQIIRVRDTNDYSDPDHNWEAVVGSGERCLPGDEAHCGDGALARDAKLAYPKGVAVSADNVLYFADGTNIRMVDRDGIITTVIGNHMHKSHWKPIPCEGTLNVEEVHLRWPTELAINPLDNSLHMIDDHMVLQLAPDGRVKVVAGRPLHCASPSASFDTELATHATLVMPQSIAFGPSGNLFIAESDSQRINRVRVIGTDGKISPYAGAESKCNCLERGCDCFEADHYLASTAKFNTISAVAVSPDGVVHIGDQANYRIRSVMASIPDANGAREYEIYSPDTQEIYVFNRFGQHIATKNILTGETCYLFTYNVNTSNGKLSTVTDASGNKIFLLRDYTSQVNSIENTKGQKCRLRMSRMKMLHELSTPDNYNVTFDYHGPTGLLKTKLDSTGRSYVYNYDEFGRLTSAVTPTGKVIGLTFDLSLKGATVKVGQNNRKPVSMLIKGSSVVTKVGEAEQRTTVAGDGSVGRVTPWAHTVSTDTLPYAVLAEIEPLLGESYPVPAKQRTEIAGDLANRFEWRYFLRKVQGKNRGTTKTVAQVGRKLRVNGDVLLSLEYDRETNTVAVFIDDRVELLNVTYDRNARPLKWGPRNGIFAGVDLEYDRFSRLTKWTRGDISETYGFDRAGRLYEIKYSDGTSMVYAFKDMFSSLPLKVTTPRGSDYLLQYDEAGALQSLTTPRGHIHAFSLQTSLGFYKYQYYSPMNRHPYEILYNDDGQILAKVYPHQSGKVAYVYDHAGKLETTLAGLSSIHYTYQETTSLVRSIDINEPNFEMRIEYKYHAGIVKDEKIKFGSKSGMDNAHYRYQYDGNARISGIEVDINGKQLPQLRLKYNQNLGILEGVGDLRIYRNSFNRSVMQDSSKQFFTVTDYDEYGRVKSILTNIGTMDVFRMELEYDNRNRIKMRKLIIGKDLVDKKEWSRMDKITYNADGHVLEVADTDNNWQYAYDENGNIIGVTEHNEKITLGYDSGDRVVQYGDVEFNSYDSRGFVVIRGEHKYRYNSRGQLIHASEHKKFQIWYFYDDRGRLVSWNDDRENITQFFYANPKTPDLITHVHFPKAGKTFRFLYDSRNFLMTVETSEQRFYVATDQNGSPLALFDTNGNLMKEMRRTPFGKIIKDTNPDFYLPIDFHGGLFDPNTKLIYLNKRLYDPTVGQWMTPAWEQMANELTTPTDIFIYRFRNNDPINLKQNVEYMTDMNSWLKLYGYDIPSMLGSEYTKAMVYQPSATITSPQLTPDFGVMSGLQCIVNRVHEKFSDLDFVPKPLLKLEPKTRNLLPRVAHRRAVFGEGILVSRVGGRALVSVVDGVNSVVQDVVTSVFNNSYFLPLHFSVHDQDVFYFVKDNTLKMRDDMDELRRLGGMFNVSTHETTEHGSGTYKELRLHNPDAAVVIKYGADPEQERHRILKHAHKRAVERAWEIEKQLVMAGFQGRGDWSKEEKDELIGRGAVDGYEGVDIHSVHRYPQLADDPGNVAFTRDTKRKRRKSGNRKNRNHRHDS, via the exons ATGCATGATGGTGATGGTATTGGAATAACTGGTGAAACATCATCAGTTTCTAGTGTACACGATGAGTCCAGTGATTTTACTAACTTTGGTGATGGTACTTCTAGTGTTTCTGTATCTTATGCTTATGATTTTTCGTCTCGTCGTTCGGAAACTAccgaaaatttacaaaatactGATGTTGTTACGTTATACGATGAAACCACAACTCAGGTACCTGGGATTAGTGAACTTTACGAAGACGTTACAGAAGAATCTTCTCAGGTTTCTGTCCCATTAACAACTGACATTGATATTGAAACTTCAACGGGAGTAAGTGACTTAGAAGATGAAGAAATGTCGCAGTCTTCTCTGGtgaaggaaaattttgaagagTTTCATGATAATTCAGGTAAGTTGAATGTCGAGTGGGCAGACAGAATCGATCAGGTTACGTCGGAAAACATCCTGAAGATAACTGATGAAATTCCCGATGAATTATCAACGTCGGATATCGAAGTTCCTCCGCAACAAATCGACAAGTCTGAAGAGCCTCAGCAAGACTATCCAATTCCCATTTTTACTCGTTTCGATGAGGAAGTTGAGATTGTGAAACTAAACGAAGGAAAATCGACAACAATGCTGAAGAAAAATGTATACAATGCAGCGAAACCAAAGGACAAGGAAAAGGTCGGATCAAATTTCATGACGAACGATGTTAAGGAGCCATCAATTTACTACAAAGATCTCTCTCAGGAAGATTTGGGTGTCATTATGAAGGAGGGAAGTGACGAAGACTTTCTTCGTGAATTCAATCGACGTTTTCGTGATCATGAATTCATCGATAATGAACTTTTTCCACCGGAGCCATCTCCGAAGGTCGTACCAATGGTTCCACATGACTACTCACATGGCACTTATGGCTGGGAGCATGCTAATTCTATATTAAATTCTAACAATCATGAAGTACTAACAAATGGTGGAAGCAATGCTGATGTGCCTTCGAATCATCTATCAGTCGATCAAAATTCCCATCGTTTGATCATTAACATTTCAATCGCCACAGAGGATCGATTGTCAGTTACAAAACCTGTCTACGTACTATCAGTTTCTGTACCAAACGATGGAAATCCTAATAACATCATTCCTGGAATTAACATTGGTCCTGCTCAGCTACAGAGAACTAATGAGGCTTTAGAGGTACAtctaccaccaccaccacaacCACCTGTCCAACCACCACCAGTGTGGGGTGGTGGTGAATGTGAATGTTCGTGTCCTTGTATGGATTCGTCATCTGATGAGTGGGATAATTTTCCAGTTGATGGCAATCAGACGAGTCTTGATGAGGAGATCGATGATGATGGAACTGATAGAAGAAATTTTAAGGTGCTGAATGGAACCAGTGAGACTAACACTGAAGAGTATTCCTCGAGTACCGAAGGGTATAGTAGTGATTCCACCACTGAAGATGGTCAAACAATTTCAGAGGGAATGAGTAGCACCACTGATGCTAATTTTTGTACTACTCCACTACCCCCAGAGCCAACTATTCTTATTCTCGAAG GTGCAAGGACCTTTCCAGCAAGGTCATTCCCACCCGATGGTACGACATTTGCTCAAGTCAGTCTCGGTCAACGGCTCGGTAAAGAAATACCAGCCTACAGCTACTGGAACATGCAATTTTACCAATCCGAAGCGGCCTACGTACGCTTTGATTACAATATCCCTCGGGGTGCAAGTATCGGTGTCTATGCGAGAAGAAATGCCTTACCAACACACACTCAGTATGATCTTCTGGAAGTACTCAGTGGATTCAAGGCGAGAACAACCCGGGCTTCCCAT ccTTCGATAAAGAAAGAAGTAACTCACTACATGGAACCAGGTCATTGGTTTCTGTCTCTTTACAACGACGATGGTGATCCCCAGGAAGTCTCATTTATAGCTGTAATTGCCGAAGACATGACTCATAATTGTCCCAATGGTTGCAGTGGAAAAGGTGAATGTCTCCTTGGTCATTGTCAGTGTAATCCTGGTTTTGGTGGTGAAGACTGCAGTGAGAGTGTTTGTCCAGTGTTGTGTAGCCAACGTGGTGAATACATTAATGGTGAATGTCAGTGTAATCCTGGATGGAAGGGCAAAGAGTGCTCACTGAGACACGATGAGTGTGAAGTACCAGATTGCAATGGACATGGACACTGTACTAATGGAAAGTGCAATTGTGTTAGGGGATACAAGGGTAAATTTTGTGAGGAAGCTGATTGTCCACATCCAACATGCTCTGGTCATGGTTTCTGTGCTGAGGGCACTTGTATATGCAAGAAAGGTTGGAAGGGGGCTGACTGCAGTCAAATGGATAAAGAAGCACTCCAGTGTTTGCCTGATTGCAGTGGACATGGAAATTTCGATCTTGAAAGTCAGACCTGTCATTGCGAACCCATGTGGTCTGGTGATGATTGTTCTAAag AACTCTGTGATTTGGATTGCGGACCACATGGACACTGTGTCGACAATGCCTGTGATTGCCTTCCTGGTTGGTCAGGTGAGCTCTGTAATCTGAAACAGTGTGATCCACGTTGTAACGAGCATGGACAGTGCAAAAATGGTACATGCCTTTGTGTCACTGGATGGAATGGACGTCATTGTACCATGGAGGGATGTCCAAATTCCTGTTCAGGTCATGGACAGTGTAGAGTTAATGTCGATGCACAGTGGGAGTGCCGGTGTTACGATGGATGGGATGGTACAGATTGCAGTGTTTTGTTGGAACAAAATTGCAATGATGGCAAGGATAATGATAGAG ATGGTCTCATCGATTGTGCTGACCCCGAATGTTGTGCAAATCATGCCTGCAAAGGTAGTCAGCTTTGTGTCTCAGCTCCAAAGCCAATTGACATACTTCTTCGTAAACAACCACCAGCAATAACTGCATCATTCTTCGAGcgtatgaaatttttaatcgacGAGGGAAGTCTTCAGAATTACGCACGTCAAGAAACATTTAACGAAAG CCGATCGGCAGTTGTACGTGGACGTGTGGTAACGTCACTTGGAACTGGTTTGATGGGTGTGCGAGTCAGTACCAGTACACCACTCGAAGGGTTCACCCTGACAAGGGACGACGGCTGGTTCGATCTGCTCGTAAATGGTGGCGGTGCTGTCACACTTCAATTTGGAAGATCGCCATTCAAACCACAGGCCCACATAGTGTTCGTACCATGGAACGAG GTTGTTATAATCGACAGAATCGTCATGAGCACAGTAGACGAAAAATCTCCAATCCATGTACCCCACGCCTGCGCAGCGCACGACTACGATCAAATGAAGCCAGTGGTCCTAGCAACCTGGAAACACGGTTTCCAGGGCGCCTGTCCCGAAAAATCAGCAATTCTCGCCGAATCCCAAGTAGTCCAGGAGAGCCTCCAGATTCCAGGAACTGGTCTGAATCTCGTGTATCACAGTTCGAGAGCAGCTGGCTATCTCTCCACCATTCAACTCCAACTCACTCCCGAATCAATTCCCTCAACTCTTAATCTCATCCACCTTCGAATAACAATCGAGGGAATTCTCTTCGAGAAGACATTTGAAGCTGATCCTGTCATAAAATTCACGTACGCCTGGAATCGCCTCAATGTTTATCGCCAACGAGTTTATGGTGTAACAACGGCGATGGTAAAAGTTGGTTACGAGTACAGTGACTGCAAGGACATCATCTGGGATGTTCAGACAACAAAACTAAGTGGCCATGACATGTCAATTTCCGAAGTTGGAGGCTGGAATCTGGATATTCATCACCGTTACAACTTCCATGAGGGAATCCTCCAGAAAGGTGATGGCTCCAACATTTACCTGAAGCACAAGCCCCGAGTAATCCTGACGACAATGGGAGATGGACACCAGAGGCCTCTCGACTGTTACGACTGTGATGGGCAAGCCTCCAAGCAACGTCTCCTCGCTCCAGTGGCAGTAGCAGCATCTCCAGACGGTTCAATTTTCGTAGGTGACTTCAATCTCATTCGAAAGGTCCTCGTCGATGGTACGGTTCGCACTGTAGTCAGGCTTAATGCAACAAGAGTCTCCTACAGATATCACATCGCCCTGAGCCCCTTGGACGGTGTTCTCTACATCTCAGATCCTGAATCCCACCAAATCATTCGTGTTCGCGACACCAATGACTACTCAGATCCCGATCACAATTGGGAGGCAGTCGTTGGCTCTGGGGAACGCTGTCTTCCCGGCGATGAAGCACATTGTGGAGATGGTGCTCTTGCACGTGATGCTAAATTGGCATATCCAAAAGGTGTTGCTGTCTCAGCAGATAATGTACTCTACTTCGCCGATGGTACCAATATTCGCATGGTAGACAGGGATGGTATCATAACCACAGTCATTGGTAATCATATGCACAAATCTCACTGGAAACCAATTCCATGTGAGGGAACACTCAATGTCGAAGAGGTTCATTTGCGCTGGCCCACAGAGCTAGCCATAAATCCCCTCGACAATTCTCTTCACATGATTGACGATCACATGGTACTACAATTGGCACCTGATGGAAGGGTTAAAGTCGTTGCTGGACGGCCACTTCACTGTGCTAGCCCATCAGCAAGTTTTGATACTGAATTAGCTACACATGCTACTCTAGTTATGCCACAGAGTATCGCATTTGGACCATCTGGTAATCTCTTCATCGCTGAGAGTGACTCTCAGAGAATCAACCGAGTGAGAGTTATAGGGACTGATGGAAAGATCTCACCTTATGCTGGAGCTGAATCAAAATGCAATTGTTTGGAAAGAGGCTGTGATTGTTTTGAAGCTGATCATTATCTCGCATCTACAGCAAAATTCAATACAATCTCAGCTGTAGCTGTATCACCTGATGGAGTTGTTCATATTGGTGATCAGGCGAATTACAGAATTCGTTCGGTTATGGCTAGTATTCCAGATGCTAATGGAGCGAGAGAATACGAAATTTACTCCCCAGATACCCAAGAAATTTACGTATTCAATCGTTTTGGCCAACACATTGCCACTAAGAATATTCTCACTGGTGAAACTTGTTATTTGTTTACTTACAACGTTAACACAAGTAATGGAAAACTCAGCACAGTTACTGATGCCTCTGGAAATAAGATCTTTCTCCTGAGGGATTACACGTCCCAAGTAAACTCCATTGAAAATACCAAGGGACAGAAATGTAGACTCAGAATGTCGAGAATGAAAATGCTTCATGAATTGAGTACACCAGATAATTATAACGTTACTTTTGATTACCATGGACCCACTGGActtttgaaaacaaaattggaCAGTACTGGAAGAAGTTACGTCTATAATTATGATGAATTTGGTAGATTAACATCAGCTGTAACACCAACTGGTAAAGTAATTGGTCTCACATTTGATCTGAGTCTCAAAGGCGCCACTGTCAAGGTGGGACAAAATAACAGAAAGCCAGTATCAATGTTGATAAAGGGATCATCAGTTGTAACAAAAGTTGGTGAGGCTGAGCAGAGGACAACAGTCGCTGGTGATGGTTCAGTTGGTCGAGTAACACCCTGGGCTCATACTGTCAGCACTGATACTCTTCCTTATGCCGTTCTCGCTGAAATCGAGCCACTACTTGGTGAAAGCTATCCAGTTCCTGCTAAACAACGAACTGAAATCGCTGGAGATCTAGCCAATCGATTCGAGTGGAGATACTTCTTGAGAAAAGTCCAGGGGAAAAATCGGGGAACTACGAAAACCGTGGCTCAGGTTGGAAGAAAACTTCGAGTCAATGGTGACGTTCTGTTATCACTAGAGTATGACAGAGAAACCAATACTGTTGCTGTCTTCATTGATGATCGAGTGGAGCTCCTCAATGTCACCTACGATAGAAATGCTAGACCACTCAAGTGGGGACCGAGGAATGGAATTTTCGCTGGTGTTGATTTGGAATACGACAGATTCAGTAGATTGACAAAATGGACAAGAGGTGATATCAGTGAGACTTATGGTTTTGATAGAGCTGGACGGCTATACGAGATTAAATACAGTGATGGCACATCCATGGTATACGCTTTCAAGGATATGTTCAGTTCATTACCGTTGAAGGTCACCACACCACGAGGAAGTGATTATCTGCTTCAGTATGACGAAGCTGGTGCACTTCAATCACTGACGACTCCCAGAGGCCATATTCATGCTTTCTCTCTTCAGACATCTCTTGGATTCTATAAATATCAGTATTATTCACCAATGAACCGGCATCCTTATGAGATCCTGTACAACGATGATGGACAAATACTCGCCAAAGTCTATCCACATCAAAGTGGAAAAGTTGCTTATGTTTACGATCATGCTGGCAAATTGGAAACAACTCTTGCTGGACTTTCATCGATACACTACACCTATCAGGAAACAACTAGTCTCGTCAGGAGCATTGACATCAATGAACCCAATTTCGAAATGAGAATTGAGTACAAATATCACGCTGGTATCGTGAAGgacgagaaaattaaatttggaaGTAAAAGTGGAATGGATAACGCTCATTATCGTTATCAATACGATGGAAATGCCAGGATATCTGGTATTGAGGTTGATATTAATGGAAAACAACTGCCTCAGCTTCGACTCAAGTACAATCAGAATCTGGGAATTCTTGAGGGTGTTGGAGATCTGAGGATTTACAGAAATTCGTTTAATCGATCTGTGATGCAGGACAGCAGTAAACAATTCTTCACGGTTACTGATTACGATGAGTATGGCCGAGTCAAGTCTATTTTGACAAATATTGGAACAATGGATGTCTTCAGAATGGAACTGGAGTACGATAACAGaaacagaataaaaatgagaaaactcATAATTGGAAAAGATTTGGTGGATAAGAAGGAGTGGTCCAGGATGGATAAGATCACTTACAATGCTGATGGACATGTACTCGAAGTAGCTGATACTGATAATAATTGGCAGTATGCCTATGATGAGAATGGGAATATTATTGGTGTTACTGAGCACAACGAGAAGATCACCCTTGGGTATGACAGTGGCGACAGAGTTGTTCAGTATGGAGATGTTGAATTCAACTCTTACGACAGCAGAGGATTCGTTGTTATTCGTGGAGAACATAAATACag ATATAATTCACGAGGCCAGCTGATCCACGCTTCTGAAcacaaaaaattccaaatctgGTATTTCTATGACGATCGTGGTCGTCTCGTCTCCTGGAATGACGATCGTGAGAATATCACACAATTTTTCTACGCAAATCCAAAGACCCCAGACCTCATCACCCACGTGCACTTCCCCAAAGCTGGAAAAACATTCCGCTTCCTCTACGACTCTCGGAATTTCCTCATGACCGTTGAGACATCGGAACAACGTTTCTACGTAGCAACAGATCAAAATGGCTCTCCACTTGCTCTCTTCGATACAAATGGCAATCTGATGAAGGAGATGCGAAGAACAccctttggaaaaattatcaaggACACTAATCCAGATTTTTACTTGCCCATTGACTTCCACGGCGGTCTGTTCGATCCAAACACAAAATTGATCTATTTGAACAAGAGATTATACGATCCAACCGTCGGCCAGTGGATGACACCAGCTTGGGAACAGATGGCGAATGAATTGACAACTCCAACCGATATATTTATCTACAGATTCCGAAATAATGATCCAATAAATTTGAAACAAAATGTTGAGTACATGACGGACATGAACAGCTGGTTGAAACTTTATGGATATGATATTCCCTCGATGCTCGGCTCTGAGTACACAAAAGCAATGGTTTATCAGCCCAGTGCTACCATCACATCCCCCCAACTAACTCCAGACTTCGGAGTAATGTCAGGTCTCCAGTGTATCGTCAATCgagttcacgaaaaattctCTGATCTTGATTTTGTACCAAAGCCACTACTCAAACTCGAACCAAAGACTCGCAATCTTCTTCCACGAGTGGCTCATCGTCGAGCTGTCTTTGGCGAGGGTATTCTGGTCTCCAGAGTTGGAGGACGAGCTCTCGTTAGCGTTGTGGATGGTGTCAACAGTGTTGTTCAAGACGTTGTCACATCGGTCTTCAACAATTCGTACTTTTTACCCCTTCACTTCAGTGTTCATGATCAGGATGTTTTCTACTTCGTGAAGGATAACACTCTGAAGATGAGGGATGATATGGACGAGTTGAGGAGGCTCGGGGGTATGTTCAATGTATCAACTCACGAGACAACAGAACACGGCTCAGGTACTTACAAAGAACTGAGGCTTCACAATCCAGATGCTGCTGTGGTTATTAAATATGGAGCTGATCCTGAACAGGAGCGTCACAGAATTCTTAAGCACGCTCACAAAAGGGCTGTGGAGAGAGCGTGGgagattgaaaaacaattagTCATGGCTGGCTTTCAAGGAAGAGGTGATTGGtcgaaagaagaaaaagacgAGCTAATTGGCAGAGGCGCTGTTGATGGTTATGAAGGAGTTGACATTCACAGTGTTCACAGATACCCACAGCTCGCCGATGATCCCGGTAATGTCGCATTCACTCGTGACACTAAAAGAAAACGACGAAAGAGTGGAAacagaaaaaatcgaaatcacAGGCATGACTCGTGA